One part of the Algibacter sp. L1A34 genome encodes these proteins:
- a CDS encoding C40 family peptidase translates to MQYGICNLSIVPLRLEPSDASELVSQVIYGDLFKVLEQRKNWSKIRIAFDTYEGWVDNKQYAEITEEQYSDLKMQPLKLSGDLVEFIQDKNEQLHPIVFGSGLNGLSVLNHGYDGGLISGRHPKSQIIQTAFTYLNAPYLWGGKTPFGIDCSGLTQMVYKLNGYKLLRDASQQATQGEALSFIEESEPGDLAFFDNSEGVITHVGLIMEDNYIIHAHGKVRIDRLDHSGIYNVDRNIHTHKLRVIKKII, encoded by the coding sequence ATGCAATACGGAATTTGTAATTTAAGCATTGTACCACTAAGACTTGAACCCTCGGATGCTAGCGAGTTAGTTTCGCAAGTTATCTATGGTGATTTGTTTAAAGTTTTAGAACAACGCAAAAATTGGAGTAAAATCAGAATTGCCTTTGATACGTACGAAGGTTGGGTAGATAATAAACAATATGCCGAAATAACTGAAGAGCAATATAGCGACTTAAAAATGCAACCGTTAAAACTTTCTGGTGATTTAGTTGAATTTATTCAAGATAAAAATGAACAACTCCATCCTATTGTTTTTGGTTCTGGCTTAAACGGATTATCTGTTTTAAACCATGGTTATGATGGTGGCCTCATTTCTGGAAGACACCCAAAATCACAAATAATACAAACAGCTTTCACGTATTTAAACGCCCCTTACCTGTGGGGAGGAAAAACGCCATTTGGTATTGATTGCTCTGGCCTTACGCAAATGGTTTACAAACTAAATGGCTATAAATTACTTCGGGATGCATCTCAGCAAGCCACACAAGGTGAAGCTTTAAGTTTTATAGAAGAAAGTGAACCTGGCGATTTAGCTTTCTTTGATAATAGTGAAGGTGTAATTACTCACGTTGGCTTAATTATGGAAGATAATTACATCATTCATGCCCATGGAAAAGTTAGAATTGATCGTTTGGATCATTCAGGGATTTATAATGTAGATAGAAATATACATACACACAAACTACGTGTTATTAAAAAAATAATTTAA
- a CDS encoding tetratricopeptide repeat protein has translation MKKQLIIALAISMGAFSFAQKKELKAVEKAIKSSDFAAAKAAATTAEGLLGAMDEKTKAKYYYLLGQALYANGKGSDADVASALENLTKAEGTYGAEITDLKQTISNGLLTKANTAYEKQDYSTASKYFEKSYRVKAKDTVYLYYAAATAVNVQEYDRALVLYDELKSLGYTGIQKQYFATNKETGEEEILDKATRDLYVKAKSHIKPGERMTESKKPEIVKNMALIYVSQGNDDKAIGALQEARAESPNDINLILSEANAHYKMGNIEKFQELLSKATELDPTNPELQYNLGVIAAESDHPVEAKAYYEKAIELDPTYVNAYINISALVLAREEPLITEMNGLGSSKKDDLRYDELREERQNLYREAVPFLSKALEIDTENLSAAKTLMNIYNILGESDKAKGLKAKVEALEGAQ, from the coding sequence ATGAAAAAACAATTAATCATAGCTTTAGCCATTTCAATGGGTGCATTTTCATTTGCACAAAAGAAGGAATTGAAGGCCGTTGAAAAAGCTATTAAATCGAGTGATTTTGCAGCAGCAAAAGCAGCAGCAACAACCGCAGAAGGTCTTTTAGGTGCTATGGATGAAAAAACTAAAGCCAAATATTACTATTTATTAGGACAAGCACTTTATGCTAACGGTAAAGGTTCTGATGCAGATGTTGCTTCAGCACTAGAAAACTTAACAAAAGCAGAAGGAACTTATGGAGCGGAAATTACTGATTTAAAACAAACTATTTCTAATGGTTTGTTAACTAAAGCAAATACAGCTTACGAAAAACAAGATTACTCTACTGCTTCAAAGTATTTTGAAAAATCATATAGAGTAAAAGCTAAAGATACAGTTTACTTGTATTATGCGGCTGCAACAGCTGTAAATGTGCAAGAATACGATCGTGCTTTAGTTTTATATGATGAGCTTAAGAGTTTAGGTTACACAGGTATCCAAAAGCAATATTTTGCAACTAATAAGGAAACGGGTGAAGAAGAAATTCTTGATAAAGCAACTCGTGATCTTTACGTAAAAGCAAAGAGCCATATTAAACCGGGTGAGCGTATGACGGAATCTAAAAAACCAGAGATCGTTAAAAACATGGCGCTTATTTATGTAAGCCAAGGTAATGATGATAAGGCTATTGGAGCACTTCAAGAAGCTAGAGCAGAAAGCCCTAATGATATTAATTTAATTTTATCTGAAGCTAATGCGCACTACAAAATGGGGAATATCGAGAAGTTCCAAGAGCTTTTAAGTAAAGCTACAGAATTAGATCCTACTAACCCAGAATTGCAGTATAATTTAGGTGTAATTGCTGCAGAATCAGATCATCCAGTTGAAGCAAAAGCTTATTATGAAAAAGCAATTGAGTTAGATCCTACTTATGTTAATGCTTATATTAATATTTCTGCTCTTGTATTGGCAAGAGAGGAGCCACTTATTACAGAAATGAATGGTTTAGGTAGTTCTAAAAAAGATGATTTACGTTACGATGAATTAAGAGAAGAGCGTCAAAACTTATACAGAGAAGCAGTTCCATTTTTATCTAAAGCATTAGAAATTGATACTGAAAACTTAAGTGCAGCTAAAACTTTAATGAACATCTACAATATTTTAGGTGAATCGGATAAAGCAAAAGGTTTAAAAGCTAAAGTTGAAGCTTTAGAAGGTGCTCAATAA
- the gyrA gene encoding DNA gyrase subunit A: MAEGEKLIPINIEDEMKSAYIDYSMSVIVSRALPDVRDGLKPVHRRVLYGMHELGIRANTAHKKSARIVGEVLGKYHPHGDTSVYDAMVRMAQEWSLRYMLVDGQGNFGSIDGDSPAAMRYTEARMKKISEDMLADIDKETVDHKLNFDDTLQEPTVLPTRIPGLLVNGASGIAVGMATNMPPHNLTEVVNGTIAYIENSDIEIDELIQHIKAPDFPTGGTIYGYDGVKEAFHTGRGRIVMRGKTNIEEVHGRECIVVDEIPYQVNKADMIKKTADLINEKKLEGISLIRDESDRNGMRIVYVLKRDAIPNIVLNKLFKYTALQSSFSVNNIALVNGRPQMLNLKELIHYFVEHRHDVVVRRTVYELRKAEERAHILEGLIIASDNIDEVIKIIRASSNADEAKSNLIERFELSEIQSKAIVEMRLRQLTGLEQDKLRAEFDEIMKTIIDLKDILDRKERRMDIIKEELVVVRDKYGDERRSVIEYAGGDLSIEDMIPNESVVITISHAGYIKRTSLTEYKTQNRGGVGQKASTTRNEDFLEHLFVGTNHQYMLFFTQKGKCFWMRVYEIPEGSKTSKGRAIQNLVNIEQDDKVMAFICTQDLKDEEYINSHYVIMATKKGQVKKTSLEQYSRPRTNGINAITIKDDDVLLEAKLTTGESQVMLALKSGKAIRFEEAKTRPMGRGASGVRGIRLQDEETDEVIGMIAVDDMESNVLVVSENGYGKRSSLEDYRITNRGGKGVKTISITEKTGNLVSIKNVTDEDDLMIINRSGIAIRMAVANLRVMGRATQGVKLINLKGKDSIAAVAKVMHEEEEIIVEGEELVEGVEGVESIENTEDSEDGTTLDNNLDDNNTEI, translated from the coding sequence ATGGCAGAAGGAGAAAAACTTATACCAATTAATATTGAAGATGAGATGAAATCGGCTTACATTGATTATTCAATGTCAGTCATTGTGTCACGTGCTTTACCAGATGTAAGAGATGGTTTAAAACCCGTTCATAGACGTGTACTTTATGGTATGCATGAACTGGGTATTAGAGCAAATACAGCACATAAGAAATCGGCAAGAATAGTTGGGGAAGTTTTAGGTAAGTATCACCCACACGGAGATACTTCTGTTTACGATGCAATGGTACGTATGGCTCAAGAGTGGAGTTTACGTTATATGCTTGTAGACGGACAAGGAAACTTTGGATCTATCGATGGAGATAGTCCGGCAGCAATGCGTTATACGGAAGCCCGTATGAAAAAAATATCTGAGGACATGTTGGCAGATATTGATAAAGAAACCGTAGACCATAAGTTGAATTTCGATGATACTTTACAAGAACCTACAGTTTTACCAACACGTATTCCAGGTCTTTTAGTTAATGGAGCATCTGGTATTGCGGTAGGTATGGCAACGAATATGCCTCCACACAATTTAACAGAAGTTGTTAATGGAACAATAGCATATATTGAAAATAGCGATATTGAAATTGACGAACTTATACAACACATTAAAGCTCCAGATTTTCCAACAGGTGGAACTATTTATGGTTACGATGGTGTAAAAGAAGCTTTTCATACTGGTCGTGGACGTATTGTTATGCGTGGAAAAACTAATATTGAAGAGGTACACGGACGTGAATGTATTGTTGTTGACGAGATTCCGTACCAAGTCAATAAGGCAGACATGATTAAGAAAACTGCCGATTTAATTAACGAAAAGAAATTAGAAGGTATTTCGCTTATTCGTGATGAATCTGATAGAAATGGTATGCGTATCGTTTACGTTTTAAAACGTGATGCGATTCCTAATATCGTTTTAAATAAACTTTTTAAATATACAGCATTACAGTCTTCATTTAGTGTAAATAATATTGCATTAGTAAATGGACGTCCACAAATGTTGAACTTAAAAGAGTTAATTCATTATTTCGTAGAGCATAGACATGATGTTGTTGTTAGACGTACTGTTTATGAATTACGTAAAGCGGAAGAACGCGCACATATATTAGAAGGACTAATTATTGCTTCGGATAATATAGATGAAGTTATCAAAATTATCCGTGCATCATCAAATGCAGATGAAGCTAAGAGTAATTTAATTGAACGTTTCGAACTTTCAGAAATACAATCTAAAGCTATTGTTGAGATGCGTTTGCGTCAATTAACAGGTTTAGAGCAAGATAAATTACGTGCTGAGTTTGATGAAATTATGAAAACTATTATCGACCTTAAAGATATTCTAGATCGTAAAGAGCGTAGAATGGATATCATTAAAGAAGAATTAGTAGTAGTTCGTGATAAATATGGAGATGAGCGTCGTTCGGTTATCGAGTATGCGGGTGGCGATTTAAGTATCGAAGATATGATCCCTAATGAAAGTGTAGTAATTACTATATCTCATGCAGGTTATATTAAACGTACCTCTTTAACAGAATACAAAACTCAAAATAGAGGTGGAGTTGGTCAAAAAGCATCAACAACTCGTAATGAAGATTTCTTAGAACATTTATTTGTTGGTACAAACCACCAATACATGTTATTCTTCACTCAAAAAGGAAAATGTTTCTGGATGCGTGTTTACGAAATACCAGAAGGCAGCAAAACATCAAAAGGACGTGCTATTCAAAACCTTGTAAATATTGAGCAAGATGATAAAGTTATGGCTTTTATCTGTACTCAAGATTTAAAAGATGAAGAGTACATTAATAGTCATTACGTGATTATGGCAACTAAAAAGGGTCAAGTTAAAAAGACTTCTTTAGAGCAATATTCTCGTCCAAGAACAAATGGAATTAACGCGATTACAATTAAAGATGATGATGTTTTATTAGAAGCAAAACTTACAACTGGTGAAAGCCAAGTAATGTTAGCATTAAAATCTGGTAAAGCTATTCGTTTTGAAGAGGCTAAAACACGACCAATGGGCCGTGGAGCATCTGGTGTTCGTGGTATTCGTTTACAAGATGAAGAAACTGATGAGGTTATCGGAATGATAGCTGTTGATGATATGGAAAGCAACGTGCTTGTGGTGTCTGAAAACGGTTATGGTAAACGTTCAAGCTTAGAAGATTACAGAATTACCAACCGTGGTGGAAAAGGCGTTAAAACTATTTCTATTACGGAAAAAACAGGTAACTTAGTCTCTATTAAGAATGTAACTGATGAAGATGATTTAATGATTATAAATAGATCCGGTATAGCGATTAGAATGGCTGTTGCTAATTTAAGAGTTATGGGGCGTGCAACTCAAGGGGTTAAATTAATTAATCTTAAAGGAAAAGATTCTATCGCGGCAGTTGCTAAAGTAATGCATGAAGAAGAGGAAATAATAGTTGAAGGAGAGGAATTAGTTGAAGGAGTAGAAGGCGTTGAAAGTATTGAAAACACTGAGGATTCTGAAGATGGCACAACTCTTGATAATAATTTAGACGATAATAACACTGAAATTTAA
- a CDS encoding ATP-dependent Clp protease ATP-binding subunit yields MDDNFSPRVKDVIAYSKEEALRLGHDFIGTEHLMLGLLRDGNGKAIKILDALDIDLNHLRRKVEILSPANPNIAVGSNQKKNLHLTRQAERALKTTFLEAKLFQSTSINTAHLLLCILRNENDPTTKLLNKLKVYYDNVKEQFKIMITNDDSYIEPKSEFPDDDSNIEDESSKENIFNAPTGAKTNKKSKTPVLDNFGRDLTAMAEEGKLDPVVGREEEIQRVSQVLSRRKKNNPLLIGEPGVGKSAIAEGLALRIVKRKVSRILFNKRVVTLDLASLVAGTKYRGQFEERMKAVMNELEKNDDVILFIDEIHTIVGAGGATGSLDASNMFKPALARGEIQCIGATTLDEYRQYIEKDGALERRFQKVIVEPTTVEQTIEILNNIKGKYEEHHNVDYTPEAIAACVKLTNRYMTERFLPDKAIDALDEAGSRVHITNIEVPKQILELEKKLEEVKETKNTVVKKQKYEEAAKLRDDEKRLEKELAIAQEKWEEDTKQHREVVTEDNVADVVSMMTGVPVNRIAQTEINKLAELPNLIKGKVIGQDNAVAKVVKAIQRNRAGLKDPNKPIGSFIFLGQTGVGKTQLAKVLSRELFDSEESLIRIDMSEYMEKFAISRLVGAPPGYVGYEEGGQLTEKVRRKPYAVILLDEIEKAHPDVFNMLLQVLDDGYLTDSLGRKIDFRNTIIIMTSNIGARKLKDFGTGIGFGTASQKAQEDANAKSVIENALKKSFAPEFLNRIDDVVVFNALEKEDINKIIDIELEKLLDRITLLGYNLTITDNAKDYIADKGFDKQYGARPLKRAIQKYVEDALAEEIVSSHLQEGDNIKIDLDSKTEELNISIVKAEKSTES; encoded by the coding sequence ATGGATGATAATTTTTCCCCAAGAGTAAAAGATGTTATTGCTTATAGCAAAGAAGAGGCATTACGTTTAGGTCACGATTTTATAGGGACCGAACACCTAATGCTCGGGCTTTTGCGCGACGGTAATGGCAAAGCAATTAAAATTTTAGACGCTTTAGATATTGATTTAAATCATTTAAGGCGTAAAGTAGAGATATTAAGTCCTGCAAACCCCAATATAGCAGTAGGTTCCAACCAAAAGAAGAACCTACACTTAACTAGGCAAGCAGAGCGCGCACTGAAAACTACGTTTTTAGAAGCTAAATTATTTCAGAGCACCTCTATAAATACAGCGCACTTACTGCTCTGTATTTTAAGAAATGAAAATGATCCAACTACAAAACTTTTAAATAAGTTGAAAGTTTACTACGACAATGTTAAAGAACAATTTAAAATTATGATTACAAACGATGATAGTTATATAGAACCAAAATCTGAATTTCCAGATGATGATTCTAACATAGAAGACGAATCTTCTAAAGAAAACATTTTTAACGCGCCAACTGGAGCTAAAACCAACAAAAAGTCTAAAACACCTGTTTTGGATAATTTTGGCCGCGATTTAACGGCTATGGCCGAAGAAGGAAAATTAGATCCTGTGGTTGGTCGTGAAGAAGAAATTCAACGTGTATCACAAGTTTTAAGTAGAAGAAAGAAAAATAATCCCCTTTTAATTGGTGAACCTGGTGTTGGTAAATCTGCCATTGCCGAAGGTTTAGCGCTTAGAATTGTAAAACGTAAAGTATCGCGTATTTTATTTAACAAACGTGTGGTTACTTTAGATTTGGCCAGCTTAGTAGCAGGTACAAAATACCGCGGACAGTTTGAAGAGCGTATGAAGGCCGTTATGAACGAGCTTGAAAAGAACGACGATGTTATTTTGTTTATAGATGAAATTCACACCATTGTTGGAGCTGGAGGTGCTACTGGAAGCTTAGATGCTTCCAACATGTTTAAACCCGCTTTAGCAAGAGGAGAAATACAATGTATTGGTGCAACTACTTTAGATGAATACAGACAGTACATAGAAAAAGATGGCGCCTTAGAACGTCGTTTTCAAAAGGTAATTGTTGAGCCAACAACGGTAGAACAAACTATTGAAATCCTTAATAATATTAAAGGTAAATACGAAGAACACCATAATGTTGATTATACACCAGAAGCTATTGCGGCCTGTGTAAAATTAACAAATAGATACATGACCGAGCGTTTTTTACCAGACAAAGCTATCGATGCTTTAGATGAAGCTGGTTCTCGCGTACACATAACAAATATTGAGGTTCCAAAACAAATTCTAGAATTAGAAAAGAAACTAGAAGAAGTTAAGGAAACCAAAAATACAGTTGTTAAAAAACAGAAATACGAAGAAGCTGCGAAACTAAGAGATGACGAAAAACGTCTTGAAAAAGAATTAGCTATCGCTCAAGAAAAATGGGAAGAAGATACCAAACAACATAGAGAAGTTGTAACAGAAGATAATGTTGCCGATGTAGTTTCTATGATGACTGGTGTTCCCGTAAATCGTATTGCGCAAACAGAAATTAATAAATTGGCCGAATTACCAAACCTTATTAAAGGAAAAGTAATTGGTCAAGATAATGCTGTTGCTAAAGTTGTAAAGGCCATTCAAAGAAACCGTGCAGGGCTTAAAGACCCAAACAAACCAATTGGCTCATTTATCTTTTTAGGGCAAACAGGAGTTGGTAAAACGCAGTTAGCTAAAGTATTATCTAGAGAATTATTCGATTCGGAAGAATCGCTTATTAGAATTGACATGAGTGAATACATGGAAAAATTCGCTATTTCTAGATTAGTTGGTGCACCTCCGGGATACGTAGGATATGAAGAAGGAGGCCAACTTACCGAAAAAGTACGTCGCAAACCTTACGCTGTTATTCTTTTAGATGAAATTGAAAAGGCGCATCCAGATGTGTTTAATATGTTGCTTCAAGTTTTAGACGATGGGTATTTAACGGATTCTTTAGGTCGAAAAATTGATTTTAGAAATACCATAATCATTATGACTTCAAACATTGGAGCTCGTAAATTGAAAGATTTTGGTACAGGAATTGGTTTTGGAACTGCTTCGCAAAAAGCGCAAGAAGATGCCAATGCCAAAAGTGTGATTGAAAATGCTTTGAAAAAATCATTCGCACCAGAGTTTTTAAATAGAATTGACGATGTTGTTGTTTTCAATGCTTTAGAAAAAGAAGACATCAACAAAATTATAGATATTGAGTTAGAAAAACTTTTAGATCGTATTACATTGCTAGGCTACAACCTAACAATAACCGATAACGCAAAAGATTATATTGCAGATAAAGGTTTCGATAAACAATATGGTGCAAGACCTTTAAAAAGAGCTATTCAAAAATATGTTGAAGATGCTTTAGCTGAAGAAATTGTATCATCACATTTACAAGAAGGCGATAATATAAAAATTGATCTTGATTCAAAAACTGAAGAATTAAATATTTCGATTGTAAAAGCTGAAAAATCTACAGAATCATAA
- a CDS encoding MFS transporter, with protein MIQLEKGSKKLLNAWAFYDWANSVYTLTITSSIFPIFYSALFLSEVKMVEAFGTVFKSTALITFVTAFTFLVVAFTSPILSGIADYVGNKKNFLKFFCYVGSAGCIGLYWFSLDQIHLSLLFYFMGLIGYWGSLVFYNSYLPDIAYPEQQDSVSAKGFSLGYLGSVLLLVFNLVMVMFPQFFGFDLSIAESIRETGTDAEIQLALDTVKDAASFKAMKISFITVGVWWALFSQYAFYFLPKGTKSGHKVTRAVVFNGLKELREVWKELKQNLRLKRYLYAFFVFSMSVQTIMLVAVYFGEEEISWGTDSDKTFGLIFSILVIQLVAILGAFITSKASSKFGNIKTLIAVNIIWMFLCFYAYLMHTPVQFYIAAGIVGLVMGGVQSLSRSTYSKFLPETEDTTSYFSFYDVAEKIGIVIGMVIFATVDQITGTMRNAILVLVVFFIGGIILLFRVPQEKKKINLEG; from the coding sequence ATGATTCAACTTGAAAAAGGGAGTAAAAAACTCTTAAATGCTTGGGCTTTTTACGATTGGGCAAATTCGGTTTATACTTTAACCATTACGTCTTCAATTTTTCCGATATTTTATTCGGCATTATTTCTTTCAGAAGTTAAAATGGTTGAAGCTTTTGGTACCGTTTTTAAAAGTACAGCTTTAATCACTTTTGTTACAGCTTTCACCTTTTTAGTGGTTGCATTTACATCTCCAATATTATCAGGAATAGCTGATTATGTCGGTAATAAAAAGAATTTCTTGAAATTTTTCTGTTATGTTGGTAGCGCGGGTTGTATAGGTTTATATTGGTTTAGTTTAGATCAAATTCACCTTAGTTTATTATTCTATTTTATGGGTTTAATTGGTTATTGGGGAAGTTTGGTGTTTTATAATTCTTACTTACCAGATATTGCGTATCCCGAACAGCAAGATAGCGTTAGTGCTAAAGGTTTTTCTTTGGGATATTTAGGGAGTGTACTTTTGTTGGTGTTTAATTTAGTAATGGTTATGTTTCCTCAGTTTTTCGGGTTTGATTTAAGTATTGCAGAATCTATAAGAGAAACAGGAACAGATGCCGAAATCCAATTAGCTCTAGATACTGTTAAAGATGCCGCATCATTTAAAGCTATGAAAATATCTTTTATTACTGTTGGAGTTTGGTGGGCTTTGTTTAGTCAATATGCTTTTTACTTTTTACCAAAAGGAACTAAATCGGGGCATAAAGTAACTCGAGCTGTTGTTTTTAATGGTTTAAAAGAATTACGAGAAGTATGGAAAGAACTTAAACAGAATTTAAGATTGAAGCGCTATTTATATGCCTTTTTTGTATTTAGTATGTCGGTACAAACTATTATGCTTGTTGCTGTTTATTTTGGTGAAGAAGAAATTTCTTGGGGTACCGATAGTGATAAAACTTTTGGTTTAATTTTTAGTATACTGGTAATTCAGTTAGTTGCAATATTAGGAGCGTTTATAACATCGAAAGCGTCCTCTAAATTTGGAAACATTAAAACATTAATTGCAGTAAATATTATTTGGATGTTTTTGTGTTTTTATGCTTATTTAATGCATACACCAGTTCAATTTTATATAGCTGCTGGTATTGTAGGTTTAGTTATGGGAGGTGTGCAATCTCTTAGTCGATCTACTTATTCTAAGTTTTTACCAGAAACAGAAGATACTACATCGTATTTTAGTTTTTATGATGTTGCCGAGAAAATAGGTATTGTAATAGGTATGGTTATTTTTGCAACTGTCGATCAAATTACCGGAACCATGAGAAATGCAATCTTAGTACTTGTTGTCTTTTTTATTGGCGGAATTATTTTACTTTTTAGAGTTCCACAGGAAAAGAAAAAGATTAATTTAGAAGGTTAA
- a CDS encoding M48 family metallopeptidase, which yields MKLKTTFISLGICAMIFSCATNPFTGKKTLAFVSNDQLFPTAFAQYDQFLTDNNVVTGTKDAEMITRVGQRIAVAAERWLTANGNAGYLNDYKWEYNLVNDETVNAWCMPGGKIVFYTGILPIAANETGVAAIMGHEVAHALANHGQQRMSAGYVQQGLAVAGNVAIQDEQSRNAFNQYYGVGSQVLGMLPFSRSHETEADKIGLYLMAVAGYNPDEAAELWKRMKANSGGDAPAEFMSTHPSNDTRINNLTQWAPDAKKEAAKFGVTSFRAI from the coding sequence ATGAAACTAAAAACAACTTTTATATCACTAGGAATTTGTGCCATGATATTTTCGTGTGCAACGAACCCGTTTACCGGAAAAAAAACCCTAGCATTTGTATCTAACGATCAATTGTTTCCAACAGCCTTTGCTCAATACGATCAATTTTTAACGGATAATAATGTTGTAACAGGTACAAAAGATGCCGAAATGATAACTAGAGTAGGGCAGCGTATAGCTGTAGCCGCTGAACGTTGGTTAACAGCAAATGGAAACGCAGGTTATTTAAATGATTATAAATGGGAGTATAATTTAGTAAACGATGAAACCGTAAATGCTTGGTGTATGCCAGGAGGTAAAATTGTATTTTACACAGGTATTTTACCAATTGCGGCAAACGAAACTGGTGTTGCGGCTATTATGGGTCATGAGGTTGCACATGCATTAGCAAACCACGGACAGCAACGTATGAGTGCTGGATATGTACAACAAGGTTTAGCTGTAGCGGGTAATGTAGCTATACAAGATGAACAATCTAGAAATGCTTTTAATCAATATTATGGTGTTGGATCTCAAGTTTTAGGAATGTTACCTTTTAGTAGAAGTCATGAAACAGAAGCAGATAAAATAGGTTTGTATTTAATGGCTGTTGCAGGGTATAACCCAGATGAAGCTGCCGAATTATGGAAACGTATGAAAGCAAACAGTGGAGGAGATGCTCCAGCAGAATTTATGAGTACGCATCCATCAAATGATACTCGAATTAATAACTTAACGCAATGGGCTCCAGACGCAAAAAAGGAAGCTGCGAAATTTGGTGTAACATCGTTTAGAGCGATATAA
- a CDS encoding NAD(P)/FAD-dependent oxidoreductase: MNIPKTSYPRIVIIGGGFAGVALAKKLSKQEVQVVLLDKHNYHTFQPLLYQVSTGGLEPDSIAYPIRKILKDFPNFHFRLAEVNEIDTTCNTIKTNIGDLKFEYLVVASGSKTNYFGNTEIEKHSMAMKTIPQSLDLRSLILENFEEALLTTDLHERIALMSFVIVGGGPTGVELAGALAEIKKGILPKDYPDLDTRLAQINIIQSGDCLLKGMSANASAKAEDFLEKLGVHVWKNVRVTNYDGKTVTTNSDLTFDTATLVWAAGVEGATIKGLDAKDFVTRGNRILVNQCNQVKGFDHIFAIGDIACMVTDEFPHGLPMMAQPAIQQGQQLGDNILKLIEEKPMKPFSYKDKGAMATVGRNKAVVDLKNIRFQGIFAWYVWMFVHLFFLIGFRNRMVVFINWVYNYIRFDREARLIIRPFKKKFKT, encoded by the coding sequence ATGAACATACCTAAAACAAGTTACCCACGAATTGTAATAATTGGTGGCGGTTTTGCAGGAGTTGCCTTAGCAAAAAAATTATCGAAGCAAGAAGTACAAGTGGTGCTTTTAGATAAACATAATTACCATACGTTTCAACCGTTGTTATACCAGGTTTCTACGGGTGGACTAGAGCCAGACTCGATTGCATACCCAATACGGAAAATTTTAAAAGATTTTCCAAACTTTCATTTTAGACTAGCAGAAGTTAACGAAATAGATACTACTTGTAATACCATAAAAACTAATATAGGCGATTTAAAGTTTGAATATTTAGTAGTCGCTTCCGGTTCTAAAACCAATTATTTTGGCAATACGGAAATAGAAAAACACAGTATGGCCATGAAAACCATACCGCAATCTTTAGATTTAAGAAGTTTAATTCTCGAAAATTTTGAGGAAGCACTGTTAACAACAGATTTACATGAGCGTATTGCTCTTATGAGCTTTGTAATTGTTGGCGGCGGGCCTACAGGAGTAGAGCTTGCTGGCGCATTAGCCGAAATAAAAAAAGGAATTCTACCTAAAGATTATCCCGATTTAGATACCCGTTTGGCGCAAATAAACATCATTCAATCTGGAGATTGTTTATTAAAAGGTATGAGTGCAAATGCATCTGCGAAAGCTGAAGATTTTCTCGAAAAATTAGGAGTTCATGTCTGGAAAAACGTACGAGTAACAAATTACGATGGCAAAACGGTAACTACAAATTCCGATTTAACTTTCGATACAGCAACCTTAGTTTGGGCAGCAGGTGTAGAAGGAGCTACAATAAAAGGCTTAGACGCTAAAGATTTTGTAACGCGTGGTAACCGTATTTTAGTAAACCAATGCAACCAAGTTAAAGGTTTTGATCATATTTTTGCCATTGGGGATATTGCCTGTATGGTAACAGATGAGTTTCCGCATGGCTTGCCCATGATGGCGCAACCAGCCATACAACAAGGTCAGCAATTGGGAGATAATATTCTTAAACTTATAGAAGAAAAACCCATGAAACCCTTCTCTTATAAAGATAAAGGAGCCATGGCAACTGTTGGTAGAAATAAAGCAGTGGTCGATTTAAAAAACATTAGATTTCAAGGCATTTTTGCTTGGTATGTTTGGATGTTTGTGCATTTGTTTTTTCTCATCGGTTTCCGAAACCGTATGGTTGTTTTTATAAACTGGGTTTACAATTACATACGTTTCGATCGCGAAGCACGCCTAATAATTCGTCCGTTTAAAAAGAAGTTTAAAACCTAA